A region of the Arctopsyche grandis isolate Sample6627 chromosome 10, ASM5162203v2, whole genome shotgun sequence genome:
CTATAATTCTTCTGCAAGGTATTATAATGCATAATCATTCAATGAGGAATCAATAAATCTTAAAtgttagaaaaattaaataaaaatacttacaacGTTATGGCTTGGTACCCCTCAATTCTAGTCATCACGCGATGGTCTCATTCTAAGCTGAATTGATTGAATTCTTCCCGGCCGTATCTGATATAATGAAAGCTCTTTactgatgtattattttagttattaaaattagttgtaataatttaattagtgcTATAGTCGAGTACTCAAGTCGGATTGAATTCATATGAGGCTATCTAACTATGTACGCGTTTCAGCATTTTTTCATCCAATCTATCGTATTCTATTGTAATCCGTGAATgtgcaattattatatatgtccgtgttatttataaaaatactatgtatagtaaaattaaaaattaaaaaaaaaaaacagttctgAAAGTAATTGCCTCCGTCTCTTTAATCGCAACGTTGATTTTTGAAAAAaggaatttaaattatttttatatacgacATTTGCTGATCAATATTTACTACATAGCTATTTTTTTAACGCAGCGTGCAGAAACCCCCTCGGAACATGCATACGTGTAAATGTGATTTCCAATGCTGATGCAGAGTCACTTTCAGAATGTAAGCAGAGGAAGATCAAATAAAAGTCTCAAATTAAATTACGCCTAAAATACGATACAATATACAGTTTTATCCGTTGTTTGTATGGTTacgcatttacatatatcaatatattatattatatatattcatgtaatatatttttaatctcgTCAGTTGATATTACAAGTGCAAATGAATCTCGtgcacaaataaaatatacttaagGCGTTTTCTTGTTGACTTTTAATTGTCTCGGACAGGATTTTCGATTTCCtgttcgttgtttttttttttttttttatgttttttgatGGTTTTGCCACGTGATCGTGTAATATGTATTGATTGTtggcatttttttatgatttttattgaagCGTAGATTTaactctattattattatttgtgtaaGACTCTCTATTTTCCATGAAAACATGTCTGTTTTGTTGAGTATTTCAAGTCTTATTGCGTCCCACATTATATAAATGACACTTATTATGTTTAGCAAGTGTTTTTCATTGGTGTTTTCCctgaatattttaaagaaatatagaaCTGTTACCAAATAGTTTCcaaatttgtgttttatttatacctCGTCGAACGTACGtgccaatatttaaatatacattctATGAAGATTTTAAAACCTTTATGTATACATGATCTAAATTAGAGTACTATGAAATGATAATTTGGAAACTGTAGGTTTGTATATCCATTTGtgccagggctgtggagtcagatcaaaatttactgactccgactccaactccaacttGAATTATTTTAGTAAAATCGACTTTTCTTaccaatgtataaaattattagtgatgaaaataatagctatattcaaaatataatatattaaaattaaaattgatatgttacccaatttattggtaatgaaataggtataaataaaaattaaggtaCATtcattgtgtatgtgtataaatttcacacacaaacaaatcaatttaataaaaataatgaaaataaaacaagtaagGCTAATAAAACCCttgtaaaaaaagtatgagacgaaagaaacaatcggttttggccacaacacatcacAATAcgtaatatgtaatttaaattcatgtgtTTTACAAAGAAATTACTTAATTCGAATTTATTGTTGACGCATTCTgtgataaagaaaataataaaaataaatcgaagtcagttgattttttacgactccgactccacttgAAATGCTCTGACTCCATAGCcttaatttgtacatattataaatatgtggatttaaatttttttaaatgaatttgaaaCATGTAGGAATATACCACAACCTCTACTATCCCAAATCGAAGCCGACGATCTCACCTATTTCTCGTTAAAACAAGTCGCACGATTGCATCATCACGTTCCTGTACGAGCATGCAAAGCCAAGCTTGGCCGAAATATATTCGTTCACACAAGGGAAAAGACTATCAACTCACTTCAGATAAACAACCTTGAGTCCCTAGGAATCCCTAAGAGCATGATCTCATCATACAGCTACACACCAACCAAGCCTTGAGGCACAGCTACACAAAGAATAGCCTTCAGCTCATAGAAACTTCCGAAAGCATGTAAACCAACCAGCCGGTAagcctctggagttcagccTGCTCACTCCTCCGAAGTCGAGCAACTATCTCCTTCGCCATAGGGCTGCAACTATTATTGCATATACATGCAATACTATTTGTATACAATAAAGAAACTTCTTACAGACATAGACGTGTTTCTATAGGCCGAGAAATTAGTGCCTGCCTAATAAAGTAATTGGTCATCcaattattttctattatatgtcaattttatattgaaaagaagaatatttatttgtaaataatcaCACCTGGAACTTGAAGATATAGTCCGATTAGTGTAACGAGTCATGTCTGtaagatatgtatgtttaacaagtcaaatatacatatgtagatcatagAAGTTTGAACTTAATGGTATTATTAGATATAAATCAATGATACATTTGATATTTCTGATTAATTcgtattatatgagccgttatatttgaaagcctacttttcttcatttcgagaaatatttcacaaaacatcgaatataatgttttgcgtttaacaatatttaaaaacacgttTATTTAGCTTTAttgagattctgaacatatcgaattaaaataagtgataacaatttgtgaattaagtcaaacagaaagtgtttttggaactaaaaattgaacttccgctaCTTACAAATATAACGGTGAATCCGTTTCATATGAAAACAGGAAAGAAAGTGAGaacaaaagagaaaaaaaacctAATTCATGATATCCTTTATTGAATCAATCTATCAATGACGCATATTGTGATTAAACAGTAACTGAttctacatttatttatgtatgagaAGACATTTCATTtatgatatgtacatttacTATCAATAAAACTAGAAAAATGACGTTGGTACTGAAGTAGGGCTGCCATAATTGTCCAAAATAAACCCACCTTTATCGATATTCATagctttattataaaaaattgagCAATCGTTTAACACAATGCgtctgtaccaaatctaaaaataaaataatacggaTCAATGAgcgattcaatttaataaaaccaaatagAACCTTAtctaaacattttatttcatacattctTTTCTCGCCTCCAAtcttccctgacttcggtgacttCATTATCATCATTCTCCTTTGCCCAATCATACTTTTCCGATGTTTTCGCTTTTTGGAGCAgctctttttccccttttatataatcaaagaattcaatgcatgacattttataatttaaaacacatttaatTATGCTTTTCACTGTGTCAATAAAGGAGGACATGCGACGAGAAATCTATCGTGTGTGATACTTATCGTTTTCAGGCGTCCTGATttatcgggattgtcaccagttttaagtctcgtgtccctgtgtcccgaacaaacctctcaGGATGtacaaatgtcccggtttactacttttgAAATCCCCACAGAAGTCGATGAATCCAGAAGAACTATAAAGTCGAAGTCTGGACCAGACAGTCTGGTgaacactgcagcaatattcaacaatgaactatttgtctctgtcttatactttctggagaactatgtatgtgtagaagggagacaaaaaatgtgtatcaggcatcaatcaatttatattgaattgataattttctcacactcGGAATGATTCATCACAGGCAGACGCGGAATAGACACCgtcagaacagaaagactaaaagatttctgtgattttgttaatattgaatataaaaatctactctcaCATTCAAAAACTAGGTGACTATCACTATTACCTGCAATAGAACGCATTCTAAAGCTGTTTGAagctttaaaagtttttttttagctgaagaaaaagcaccaaaaaccgtattagatttttttcactaatcctctcagtgaagtctatctttggtttcttcattgtaattgtaactttttatttacatttattaaaaatagaagggaaaaaaatcaattatagatattctaaatatttatctaaatatatatatatatatatatatatatataatatatatatatatatagacttgCTTGAAATTTGACAACCCTAGTGATACTTCAACACTTCAACGATCCATACATAACCTGTGAACGAACGGGGTATAGAAGGAGGAGTAAATGAAACGAGGTGTAGCAATTCAAATCAACAATGTATTaatcaatctaatatatataaggGGAAGCGTGCAAAGTGAGAGGCATCGACTATTCTTCGACGGGCTTGAACTTGCCGCCGTAGAAGGGGATGTGAGAGGCGATGACCCGCCAGTCGCTGAAGTAGATGAAGCCGATGGCAGTCGTCGCTCCGAAGGTGGCCACCGTCTTGGACCAGCCCGCCATCAGCTGCAGCTGCCGAGGACCCATCTTGTTCATCAGACTCATCCTGGATATCTCCTCGCACTTTTCACTCTTCACTCTTCACTCTTCACTCTTCAATCCACTAGCAGCGACGGCTGTCACTTTGATTACGCAAACGGCTGCTCGCGATGTTGCCACCTCTGAAACTGACAATTCGTCGCGTGGCCGTAACGTGCACTTTCACGTCCATTTGCTACATTTATTTCTTCAAAATGCCCTCATTTTGGtcgttataatttttaatttgtacgtATTGCACTATTATCTACAACAGAGATGTCAAATCGGATTTAATAAGCGTGCCGGAATAAgccaaaactttattttttattaaccctttgcctgcCGCAATAAATATAGCGGACGAgcataatattgttacgtacgccgcggattaagcgaatagaatcccagagactatgtgaccgttcagggaatatctgttatcggattaactaagtgcttgcacttaccttccaggattatatctggactctaagtgcatttaggctaaacaatgaccgttattagtcctttctcagaatcggtacggggagacccaatgtcgtggaaatacatatccgaatacgtgactatacaacaggtaaacagattagacgacctgagagatctaccctttataaggcgatatcatgtcattctggactgagcactgccagtgcgtgtatctccttaatcatcaataaatgctgtgaaacgactgttggccttttacttggatcctccacccacccctacgcaacaatatatataaatatagcggcacctttttcgcgaatttggcaatcgagttttcgaccttaaatacagatttaatatttactcaattaACCAGATATATtacaagtattattttaaacaataaaatacataatatatctcgtagttttggattaattgtcaaataatcattcttcataattgtatgaagacgtgacgtcacataaacgagttccacaaaaactaatttttgactggtatatacatattcattttaagcaaattgaatagatggcattcaactctcagtaatatattcaaccaatttcgaaccttaaaacagttaaaAATAGGCGCATATAGGCCTCAAAATCCCTTGCAaagttaaaaaattctatggaagacagccgcgctacagacttgtcgcccaaagcttccatagaaaacggccgcgggcaaacggttaatagCGCTTCAagcatagatgtagaataatctagggtaattggactattcgtcatattgcggtggtcacaaagacaatttttgccatgaaaatcgcgaatacacaatatttgacactcaagttctcgttagtatgatggacttttcggctgccagacgttccattatagagattttagtgactttgtgaccagtaatcaccgaacctaatCTAGATAggccctgacgctctaagccggACTACCTGGCTtggcatgcatacaaacaaagTGTCTGGTAAGTATGCCTATCACTCAGTAGCTAGCCGGAGCGTTTTTTGCGTTCCTTCCTTTTtgtttcaccacttccccgctagttaaatcCCGCGCACCCCTAAGTTAGTGGCGATAAAATCGCCAACGAAATGTGTATGTTatggcatatctaggttattctacaaCTATGGCTTCAAGGCCATCCTCAAACGGGTATACCTCAATcaacgaaagtgaaaaggtcgaaaaagcaaatatcggaagggaaAGATCGGAAATcaaaagatctcaagtcgaaagatcaaaaaaaaagggtgcatggcatatatattatttatcagtggcatgcggtgaaatcatctctctttttgtcataccgccttgtttaatgtgcgctcGCAAGATATGcaaagaaaagcctgttcctcttgttcctgttgtatcctgctcgcgcaaattaaatgaggatgaacgacgggggggggggagagagatttttaccgcacgccactggtatatatactaaccgtttttcatatgtatgcatggtaaacgaatattttcgactttttcactatcgacttttttacggtcaccctcCTCAAACCAATACggatatatgcagtggtgtagtcgagcCAGGTCGAGGCAAGTCACAGTcatggtacttctttttgagccaggtcaccgccctggcactttgactgatatgaaaattgtttaatgactaaaattaaaaaatattttggctaatattaataacacttgagacgagaagaataagaggtgacttaatcgaagtcttaaataataaataatcatcataatattatcttatgtccaaactcattacgttcaatgaaaacactcatcttagaggtcacactcACAGACTCcataaagaaaaatcgaataaattgatcagaaatTCCTTcttttcgaacaaagtggttaaagtttgaaataatcTTCCCAAAAATGTAGTTAATTctgaaaaccataatatttttaaaaacaagctagaagtctttcttaaacttgaagatttttgtgattcttcttttccaatgtCTTTTCtacattttgttttcttttagttattatgttacttactagtgttggacccgttgatttcaacgggtggtttcgaaaaggaattgaaactcgaataaaaataaagttaaagatattgaatcgactggtttcggaaagaaattgatgcacgaattacgaagtgattacgaattacgaactacgttttgtgcatcgccgacctcctgacgcctttgcccccgatgcctccgtcgctccggggccttcggccccagcgccgccgacgcctccggcgcccccgacgccttcggcaccccgggggcttcgcccccagcgccgccgacgcctccggcgcccccagcacccccgatgccttcggcaccccgggggcttcgcccccagcgccgccgacgcctccggcgcccctagcccccccgatgccttcggcaccccgggggcttcgcccccagcgtccccgatgccttcggcatcccgtcgcccccagcccccccgatgccttcggcaccccgggggcttcgcccccagcgtccccgatgccttcggcatcccgtgggcttcgcccccagcgccgccgacgcctccggcgcccccagcgccccgatgcctttggcaccccgggggcttcgcccccagcgccgccagcgcccccggcaatgaaaaaactgaaaaaatgaaaaaaatgaaaaaaatgaaaaactgaaaaaatgaaaaaaatgaaaaaactgaaaaaatgaaaaaaatgaaaaaaatgaaaaaactgaaaaaatgaaaaaaatgaaaaaactgaaaaaatgaaaaaaatgaaaaaactgaaaaaatgaaaaaaatgaaaaaaatgaaaaaactgaaaaaatgaaaaaaatgaaaaaactgaaaaaatgaaaaaaatgaaaaaaatgaaaaaactgaaaaaatgaaaaaaatgaaaaaactgaaaaaatgaaaaaaatgaaaaaaatgaaaactgaaaaaatgaaaaaactgaaaaaatgaaaaaaatgaaaaaactgaaaaaatgaaaaaaattaaaaaactgaaaaatatgaaaaaaaaaaaaaatttgttccccatactggttgatggttgatcgtccgtcacatacaaatatacaaatatacaaatatacaaatatacaaatatacaaatatacaaatatacaaatatatttagcgacagtccgtttttatatatagtattattatgaagtttttagaagatataaaaaacatcataatttcaacaagaatattttttctaaatataaaaatccttcttttcgaacaaagtggttaaagtttgaaataatcTTCCCAAAAATGTAGTTAATTctgaaaaccataatatttttaaaaacaagctagaagtctttcttaaacttgaagatttttgtgattcttcttttccaatgtCTTTTCtacattttgttttcttttagttattatgttacttactagtgttggacccgttgatttcaacgggtggtttcgaaaaggaattgaaactcgaataaaaataaagttaaagatattgaatcgactggtttcggaaagaaattgatgcacgaattacgaagtgattacgaattacgaactacgttttgtgcatcgccgacctcctgacgcctttgcccccgatgcctccgtcgctccggggcct
Encoded here:
- the LOC143918076 gene encoding cytochrome b-c1 complex subunit 10-like is translated as MSLMNKMGPRQLQLMAGWSKTVATFGATTAIGFIYFSDWRVIASHIPFYGGKFKPVEE